Genomic DNA from Oncorhynchus nerka isolate Pitt River linkage group LG17, Oner_Uvic_2.0, whole genome shotgun sequence:
aacttTCAATCACACTGTAAAGCTGAATTTCCGCAAAACcaattgaatagagccctaataTGAGAATCACTGTTGTATCAGATCTGATGATTAACACAATGTGAGGTCACTGCTATATCATTGATTTGTATAATGTCATTATGTCAACAAAGTAGTAATGATGACATGAAGAATCTACAATACATTTGCTTTTAATCAAGGCATTTCATAGTCATACATAGGCCTATATCAACACAGTTTGAGGAACAGTCAGGAAAACCCACAGGTGTCCATTACTAATGACATCATAGTATAAAATACATAAGTACTCACACCAACAATAACAATACAGTAGATAGAAACTAACTAGCATCCATCATTTATCTAACACCTTGAGATAACAATGAATGAATTTGGCATCAAGTATGACGGATTGGCACTTGTTTCATTTTCTTGAGAAACAGAACAAGTTCAGCATATTAAACATCTCCTCTCCACTGCAGAAATTAGATCACTGAAATAAATATCTTCCCCACTTTCATTATTTCGCATAAGCAGTCTTCCgagtttaattttaaaaaattgacAGTCAGACCTTTTTAGCTTGTGTAATTAAATAGCCATTTAGCACAGAATAACGAGGAAGGATTTCCGAACACCAACAGCTAGCTAATTGTAAAGTTAATTCTGGCAATCCCTCAGAGACTTAAATCAAGGTTGGCAATCAAATTGGCTAACTGTGTATCTAATGCATCAAGCAGAGGTCTAATTCTAAAAAGGAAGTCCATACTATGATGGCAAACCCATTTAAAGTGGCTATATACATTATACATCTGCAGGTTTTCTGCACCCCCAATAGAGGTGTTGGGCTTCCCCATAACAAACagagaaaaacacacatcttaGAGGATAGTGGGTATTCCTCCACTGTTAGAAATCAGGTGCTCAGATCTAAAATCACTGTATTCATTTGATACATGACTGCATGTATAAAACATATATTTATCCATTATTTAGCTGACAGTAAGCCAGTAAGCCCTCCCACTGGCATCCCACAAAACAACACACCTGGGCATCATAAGCAGcaagatatatatatttacagtgTATTCAACCAGGATAATTAACCCTGTGGTTGGTATAGAAGATAATCAGCAAGGAGATCTGGCCTACAGTATTTAAAGCACTTCAAATCATAGCATAATTGAAAACACAGTCATGAGGAGAAAGTTAATTGAATCCATTTGAAATTTTTGCTGATCTTTTTTACATGTTTTAATTACGTATCTAACCTGTTGAGTGAGATAGCTTTCAGCACAGTTTTCATTTCTCAGGAGAATTATTCCTAGTTCAAATGTACATTGGGCTGTCTTTTTTAaatacagatgtaagatcttaatttgataactcttttgttgctgagaatgttTCTGCACagtaggaaatgcaaacttgtcgTGTATGAGTTTTAAAAAGGATTCTAAAGATTGCAATTTCCACTTGGAAAActtgacttgatttgccctaacgaaaaatgtatcaaacccCACaacaatgtccattaattataatccacataataattcacatttcctgctgCCACAGGATTATTTTactgctgtagaaaactggctcaaattaaaatcctacatctgtagatgaGAAACAAGAAAAGACAATCAATTACAAAAATAGTTGGCAATCCCCAAAATACACTACTCACTTTTTGATTTAATTAATAAAAGCACTTAGGCTACATTTTGACCCTGCCTACTACAAAGAAGTATTATAAAATCTACTGACAATATTTTAGCTTTTTAGTCATGCCAAAGAAGGGATTTAGTAAGCCAAAGAAGGGATTGGTTAGAATTCAGTGAGCACACACCCATGTACAGCAGGCATAGCATGAGCATTGAGCACACACCCATGTACAGCAGGCATAGCATGAGCATTGAGCACACACCCATGTACAGCAGGCATAGCATGAGCATTGAGCACACACCCATGTACAGCAGGCATAGCATGAGCATTGAGCACACACCCATGTACAGCAGGCATAGCATGAGCATTGAGCACACACCCATGTACAGCAGGCATAGCATGAGCATTGAGCACACACCCATGTACAGCAGGCATAGCATGAGCATTGAGCACACACCCATGTACAGAAGGCATAGCATGAGCATTGAGCACACACCCATGTACAGCAGGCATAGCATGAGCATTGAGCACACACCCATGTACAGCAGGCATAGCATGAGCATTGAGCACACACCCATGTACAGAAGGCATAGCATGAGCATTGAGCACACACAGATGAATCATTTAATAGTATCGTAGCAGATTACAGATTTTCCACAATAACAAAATCCTCACAGTTAGAGCCAAACAAAGTTATATAAAGTATAAGCATGGAGAAACGCAATGGTATTGTAGAGAGCTCTATTGTATAGTCTAGGTTAAAACATGACAGGGAATGTAACTCACAAAAACAATGGCTATTTTCTGTAAAATAGTCATGTTTGACATGATTAAATGACTCCATATCTCAAAGATGAATGTGTGTGGTGACCCTTTAACCATCTGCAGAAACAACCTCTgcttctttcctctgtctccttcttgAAATTGCAATCAGATCAGATGTATTGTAATTCATTTTAAAGGACAGCAGAGCACATGCAGAGTAGAAGGCTATCCTTCATGTCAAATCATGTTTAttgtaaatattttttattgtaaatGTTTTTCCTTTACCAGTCCTCTGACCTAGTGGCTTGTCTACACTGCCAGGAGTGGAAAACACCATCATAATAATGAAGTCAGCAAATTATAAGGTTTTCAGGGTCAGAGGGCTGCTAATCATTCACTCTCCAGCAGTACATAATTTACAAAGTCATAATGTtgtaaaagtatgtggacaccccttcaaattagtggattcggctatttcagccacatccgttgctgacgtgtataaaatcaagcataccaccatgcaatctccatagacaaacattggcagtagcatGAGAGCTCActgagagctcagtgacttttcaGTGAACGCTACCTACTCCAATGCATAGtgcctggggctgttttttattgtttgggctaggccccttagttccagtcaaAGGAAAttgtaatgctacagcatacaattacattgtaGATGATTCTGCGCTTCCAAGTTTgcagcaacagtttggggaaggccctttcctgtttcagcatcacAATACccacatgcacaaagcgaggtccatacagaaatggtttgttgagatcagtgtggaagaacttgactggcctgcacagagcactgacctcCACCCCATCGAAcagctttgggatgaattggaacgccaactgcgagccaggcctaatcgcccaacatcagtgcccaatctCACTAAtggctaaatggaagcaaatccccgcaggaatgttccaacatctagtggaaagtcttaccagaagagtggaggctgttatagcagcaaaggggggaccaactccatattaatgcccatgattttggaatgagatgtttgacgagtaggtgtccatatacttttggtcatgcagtACACATCATACTGAAGCATATGTCTTATACAAATACAACATCTATGTATAAAATTATGTTCAACACCTTTGAATAATGTCAcactctttaaaatgtaatgcatacaccctccctccctctgtcactctctctttctgtctatctatcACTCTTGGTAAGGCTTGTGGGTGTTGTGAAACTGAAGTACAAACTGCTAACATATCACAGCATTTACATATTCATGCCAAGCGCTAGGGAAGCAGACGGTGACGTCTGATCTCTATTCTCCAGGTTTTGGACATTGTGGTCACATAACAGACTGGCCTTCCTTCCGGTAGTAGGCTACTGTGGATCGCAACAACAATCAGGATCAAAGGATAATTTGCACATCAAGTTATAGTGGCAACATCAAAGACGCCCTGATCCATAAAAGCATGGTAGTGGTGAAGAAAAACTGAATCATAGAGACTCGCATCCTGTATTGTCTGAGCCACATGTAATTGCAACCATGCAACATTCAACGTCGAGATCAAGAGAGTCCAAAAAGTGAGTCCCTCAAACGAGCAGGTGTTTTTTGACCTGTGCCATATTCGATTGTCCACCACATGATTTACAAGTTGGGCTGTGCAGGGCTTTAGGTTCAGAGAATAGAAGGTTGAGGAGGTGACCAGCTAAGAGACAAActgctagaccagaccagacattgaCTTCCTTTCAGACAGTTCTATGTGAATACAGGGAAGACCAAGCAAACATCTAACCCCAGTTATATATCTTTTTTCACGCACATTATCATTCATAGTCTCATTCTGTGTTAGTCAGAGTACTATTCTGCATCGTCAGGACAGACCTAGAGGCCATGGAGCAGCTTCCCCAGagggatctctctctcccccagcagAGTGTCTCTCTTCAGGCTGGTGCCCTTATTCACCACCTTGATCTTCACTGCTAGGTTCTTCACCTGCACTGAGGTCACAGAGTCAAAGAAGAAGTCCTCGTTGAACACAGGATTTCGGCTGTTCTTGATGATAGTGCTCCGCTGTTTCTGCAGCTTTCCAGGATTGAGGTACAGTGACACGCAGCAGTTGATGCTCTTAATGTCGTACATCTTGTCGTAGAGCTCTTCGGCAGCCAGAATGCGAATGCGCAGGCGGGCCGTGCCAGCATCGTAGTCGGCGCTGAGCCTCACCCTGCCGCCCTTGTGTAGGTTGACGGTGTGCTCCCGGTCCGACGGCCCACCGCCATGGAGTGAAGAAGAGTGGAGCCGCCGCAGCACATTGGGACTGGGCTCGGTTGAGCTGCACTCGTCTGTGGACAAGGAGCTGTGGCGGGCAAACGTCCTCTTGGCTTTCACCACCTTTGCCTGTGTCTCGTGGGTGAAGACTTTGAGCAGCGAGGCAGAGCGGGAGAGAAGTGGGGAGTTGAAGGGAGAGGACTCAGCTGAGGAACAGGTATCACTCTCCCCTCCACTAAAGTAGCGGTATGGGTTGTGAGAGGCGTTGAAGTCAGGGGGGTTGAGGTGGTTGCATTCGCTGACGCTGCTCTTCCCCTTCCTCTGGGAGTTGGGAGAGGTCAGGGGGCTGGTCTGGTCACAGTGGAAAAGGGACTCCTTGCGGCGGGTGTGGGGGCTCTCCATCAGAGTGGCAAAACCATAGGAAGTCTGGGTCTTGGGGACGTAGGGCAGTGACATAGCGGTCTGAGACTGAGGGTCAGCGTTGGTGTCCCCTGCCACCATGTCATCAGCGCTCTCTATCTGGATAATGTGACGGTTGGCGGCCCTCAACAGGTTCTTGGTGTCCCCAGCTAGCTTGGCAACCAGACGCGGGCTGCGGGGGCTGCTGATTTTCTTACTGCCAATGGTCTGCTCAGAGGCCGAGGGCCGCAGCCCCTCCTTCGGCTTGACGACGTCCAGGGTCTCAGGCTCTGGGGGGCAGCAGACCAGCTTGGGGGGAATGAAAAAGTCAGGGATCTTATCAGGGGTGAGGACGTTGCTGTAGACTGGAGTATTGCTGTCCTTGACCCCATTCTCCCCCCGCCGGAGAACAGTGGTCTCTACTGACCCACGGATCTTGTCCAGAACCCACATTATCCCACTGGGCTTCACCAGCTGGGATACAAGGGTGTTTCTCTGTCTGGAGGCAAAAGCACAAACATGGCAGCAGTTATGAAATACAGGAATTAACACACGGAGTAAATCATATTACAACTGTTGCTATATCTGTGTAAGAAATGGTTAACTGAATCTAAAAACGATGAAATCAATGAAATTGACCCCAATGTGTCAAgtgtatacttaagcaataaggcctgagggggtgtggtatatgtccaatataccacggctaagggctgttcttaggcactactgtgtggttccagccctgaatgctaattggctgaaaactgtggtatatcagacagtataccacgggtaagacaaaacatttatttttactgctctaattactttggtaaccagtttataatagcaataaggcacctcgggtttGTGATAtaaggccaatataccatggctaagggctgtgaccTAGCACTCTGCATTGTgtcgaacaggcagttaacccactgttcctaggccgtcattgaaaataagaatttgttcttaactgacttgcctggttaaataaaggtaaaataatttattttttatttttattaagaacagcccttggctgtggtatattggccatttaTCACACCCCCTCGTggcttattgcttaattatagagTTGTTGAATAAAAAAATGATTTAGCAGCCTAAATaagaggtacagttgaagtcagaagtttacatacacttaggttggagtcactaaaactcgtttttcaaccaaatttcttgttaacaaactatagttttggcaagtcggttcggacatctactttgtgcatgacacaagtcatttttccaacaattgtatacagacagattatttcacttataattcactgtatcacaattccagtgggtcagaagtttacatacactaagttgactgtgcctttaaacagcttggaaaattccagaaaattatgtcatagctacagaagcttctgattggctaatttacataatttgagtcaattggaggtgtacctgtggatgtatttcaaggcctaacttcaaactcagtgcatctttgcttgacatcatgggaaaatcaaaacaaatcacccaagatctcagaaaaaaattgtagccctccacaagtctggttcatccttgggagcaatttccaaacgcctgaaggtaccacgttcatctgtacaaacaatagtatgcaagtataaacaccatgggactacgcagccATTATACTGCTCagaaaggagacacgttctgtctcctagagatgaacgtactttggtgcgaaaagtgcaaatcaatcccagaacaacagcaaaggaccttatgaagatgctggaggaaacaggtacaaaagtatctatatccacagtaaaacgagtcctatatcgacataacctgaaaggccgctcaataaggaagaagccactgctccaaaaccacaataaaaaagccagactacggtttgcaactgcaaatggggacaaagatcgtactttttggagaaatgtcctctagtctgatgaaacaaaaatataactgtttagtCAAGGTGACCATCGTTctgcttggaggaaaaagggtgaggcttgcaaggcgaagaacaccatcccaaccgtgaaggacaggggtggcagcatcatgttgtgggggtgctttgctgcaggagggactggacttgcacttcgcaaaatagatggcatcatgaggatggacaattatgtggatttattgaagAAACATCACAAGACCTtagacaggaagttaaagcttggtcgtgtaacagtataactttagaccgtcccctcgcccatacccgggcgcgaaccagggaccctctacacacatcaacaacagtcacccacaaagcattgttacccatcgccccacaaaagccgcggcccttgcagagcaaggggaaccactacttcaaggtctcagagcaagtgacgtcaccgattgaaacgctatttagcgcgcaccgctaactaagctagccgtttcacatccgttacagtcgcaaatgggtcttccaaatggacaatgaccccaagtatacttccaaagttatggcaaaatggcttaaggacaacaaagtcaaggtattggagtggccatcacaaatccctgacttcaatcctatagaacatttgtgggcagaactgaaaaagcgtgtgcgagcaaggaggcctacaaacctgactcatttataccagttctgtgaggaggaatgggccaaaattcacccaacttattgtgggaagcttgtggaaggctacccaaaatgtttgatccaagttaaacaatttaaaggcaatgctaccaaatactaattgagtgtatgtaaacttctgacccactgggaatgtggcgaaagaaataaaagctgaaataaatcattctctctactattgttctaacatttcacattcttaaaataaagtagtgatcctaactgacctaagacagggcatttttactaggattaaatgtcaggaattgtgaaaacctgagttgaaatgtatttggctaaggtgtatgtaaacttccgacttcaactgtatgtaaagaaTCAGGGATGCAAACTGGTGAGGGCCCAAAAAAGGgacactttttttttcttcttcactgaaacatggaaaaAATCCCTGCTAGGGGGAAATGCAGGTTTTAACTAATTAAACAACCAAGAATATGATCTACATGATCAGTCTGTGTGTAAAGTAAAGTGGTTCATGTGAACCTAACTCACAGctaaaaaaatgtaaagaaagcaatccaatgttatttgttgcctAGACTTCACTGCAAATGACACTCAAGTCTTGAGAAAAAAACAATACCCTAACATTGCAGTTATCCGTGACAACCTTTATAATAAAATGCTTGTGACCACACACATAAATGGGAAAAAACCACACACTTTGGAAAAAAACATCTTAAAGTAGAATgaaacaaacaggcattctattttTACTCTATTATAGTGGCCACTATAGACATCGATCAAGTGCACAAAGCTACATGTGTGCAAAAATAACGTTCACTGAGTAAAACAATATATAATcccccctcactcacacacacatgctactgtcaagttcaacacaacaaaaacaaTATCTTCGGAGTACACTGCACATTATTACATTGTACACTTTAtgcctgtggacatctgttctacaatgtgccagcaaaagcgagaaagagggaaagtgtgTGGTTTTCTTTTCACATCTATAGTGGCATCCAGTTTAAACCAGGCCCAGCTCCAGCTCCACTTGCTTAACAAGCAACGCCTCTTTTCCACCTAATTCTCTCAATCTGAAAATTAACCACATACTGTATAGGGAAACATTAGTTAACAGATAGTGGTTAgttcgttagctagttaacatttcacacagattTCCAGGGTCCAGTAAGCAACTAACGCGTTATAACTTGAGGAACAGTGTTGTGCCGAAAATCTTCCCCCTGCCagaatccccctcccccttcgTGTGAACGCGCACGCACTCAATTCTACATTGCTGCAATTTGCTTGCTAGTTGAGATTACTGAATACATTAGGCTGCGTTTCATTTGATATTTTATTTCGGTTTGGTCTCGGGGGAGGAGCAAGTAATGTCTGCAGTTttcggtttggctatttgttacaagtgtattagtctataaataaatCTCTTTGCCAAAATTCGTCATCTATCCATGTCTTATTCAACtagtagttgttctgaaatgtttattgcttccctaaatttgaccccccccccttctaatttccttaaCTTTGTGGcaagagtcaaatactttctgtggcacacatcagagtcaaatactttctatagagtcaaatactttctatagaACAGGCAGGGGGAGATTTTCGGCACAACAACAGCAAGGTGTCGTATACCAGTTAatactgtagcgacccgcacagacagctgtgtgttatgtgctaggctaggaggtggttgtgttgtactgaccagtacccggtgttcgcggggtccgacatgtcaatcaacctgctatctgccaatcacgggaatgcctggaatgttctgatgccgggcatcctggtggttggcggagtggcgtggaggggggttgggcattggaagttaagaccaggttcagcctttgttctctctctttacgtctgggcttcacaagagaaggtcacgattggcttgtgggttatctgtcatctatttggcgtgtgctacggcccaaacagtagcctgtgtaaagttggttcaataaaccgtcaattcgcaaactcaagcctctgtctggacaattgttcatttatgatctagtcaggtcattacattggtgtcagaagtaaaaacgttgatacaagttagccagctagctagctgacttatgtggctagctaccgtaggtgagaacggggattgaaaatgcttcgagggaatccgaaagtgaaggtggaggtaggggacgattatggccaaggaggtgcgtgtgaatggacgtcggggttctgtctgaggagatcgccagggcgtcggagcgcagaggccgcttgagggaggacgttagagtgatggcggctgaagcgggcaggagtgcttcgtcgagtgtatttcgcgcggattctggtgggcggaccgaagtggcgacgtcgacgcggcgtgacgagaaatctggggctcaggatgtaaacaaacatggcggcgcccagttcccggctgcgtccgtatctgttaagacccgaagtattccggtaaggcggattgggaagcttttcatgctcagtttgaactgttagctcattttaggggtggtcggatgaagaaagggcactgcagttggctttatgcctcacggatgaagctctggcctgtttgatattgattagccccgaggacaggcatgattatggtgctctagtgggagcactgaggaggcgctatggacagtgtgtacagcccgggctactgcactcagaactgaggaatagacgcaggcagcctggagagcctctacgggtgctagctaatgacattgagagcctctctcggcgggcatatgctcacatgccccctccgtgcagagcgagctagcacgggaccagttcatacaggcgctctcccctacggagctgcgcatacagacccagctggctcatcctgagtcattgcagacagccttggagatggctttggagagggagctggtgtgggctggggcttcagctggggctttggtggggtgcagggagacacaccctctgtgcgagctgggggcagagcagcccggagccggaaaagcctgcttgggtggccgaaatgacagaactcattcgggctgtgtcgctacaggcggcacgaaacacaagccctggtcccagggtctgctggggttgtggccagccaggccatctgcgccgagattgccccatgtccccagagctcagggaaacggctcggggtccgcatagaccgggtagtgcggacccctggctttctatcccaaccaccatcatcttcaggaggagcccaccggcacagacggggaagcaaggctccacttccccagaagcagacgagggcaagcggatggagcctgttgttgtggtgggccggacctgtgttggggacttttgtcatgtccctgtcactgtggagggggtgccctgctccgccctggtggacactgggtccacagtaaccctggtgaggccagatattgtgccaggttggactcagtgtgagcctacaactgtgcagctccgcacagtcacaggtgagctggcacctatgaaagggaagggaataatgactctgacagtagggggcaggactgtgcgtcatcctgtgtgggtggcggctgtgcaggacccttgtatcctggggttggactttcttaggagcacaggctgccagttagacctaaataggggcacactgagcttccagggagggacggaagtcaccatgcccccccctaatgtcacattcactcaacccaacaaaccctttactccaacagttaaagcagcagagactcatggctgcgccccccccacagctgtgtgtgacttttccccagtccccctgtcacctacggcggtgtgttacattcccccagctacctccatgacacagccctctgtgagcccggggccgcacccccagcccagctaccccagatgggagaggagaggacactgtctgcagtgagggagatatggggaggaactgtgttggtcttgaccctgagcagcaggaacggttgtggcagttgctgtttgaattcagagacagctttgcgttgagtgaggaagaggtgggtcagactcttctggtgcagcatgagatcgacacag
This window encodes:
- the LOC115145461 gene encoding C2 calcium-dependent domain-containing protein 4C-like, translated to MWVLDKIRGSVETTVLRRGENGVKDSNTPVYSNVLTPDKIPDFFIPPKLVCCPPEPETLDVVKPKEGLRPSASEQTIGSKKISSPRSPRLVAKLAGDTKNLLRAANRHIIQIESADDMVAGDTNADPQSQTAMSLPYVPKTQTSYGFATLMESPHTRRKESLFHCDQTSPLTSPNSQRKGKSSVSECNHLNPPDFNASHNPYRYFSGGESDTCSSAESSPFNSPLLSRSASLLKVFTHETQAKVVKAKRTFARHSSLSTDECSSTEPSPNVLRRLHSSSLHGGGPSDREHTVNLHKGGRVRLSADYDAGTARLRIRILAAEELYDKMYDIKSINCCVSLYLNPGKLQKQRSTIIKNSRNPVFNEDFFFDSVTSVQVKNLAVKIKVVNKGTSLKRDTLLGEREIPLGKLLHGL